The following is a genomic window from Hymenobacter chitinivorans DSM 11115.
CCCAAGAATTTTACGGAAAGATGCATGGCGAAATATAGCGGCTTAGCGGCAGCGGCAAGCTGCCCCGGCCGCTAAGCCGCCGGTTGCCCAGCGTTGACCGTCTGACCGTTACCCCTCTTCCCGAATGCACTGCTGCAGGGCGTCCGTAAACTGGTCGATTTCCTGCACCGTGTTGAAATAACCCAACGAAATGCGCAGCACTCCCTTCAAACCCAACGACTTCATCAGGGGCTGGGCGCTGAGCTCTCCGGCCCGCAGGGCAATGCCGGTGTGCTCGTTAAACCAGCTTTCGGCCTTTGTGGCCTCGATGCCCTCCAGCGTAAAAGACACCAGCGGCTCTTTTTCCGGGGCCGTGCCGACGATGCGCACCCGCTCCAGGGGCTCCAACTGTTCCTGGGCGTAGTGCAGCAGGCTTTCCTCGTACTGCTGGATTTTGGCGCGGCCAATGCCGTTGAGGTAGTCGATGACGGCCCCGAAGCCGATGATTTCCACAAAAGCCGGGGTGCCGCCCTCGAAGCGCTTGGGCGGGTCCTGAAACGTGGACTCGGTGGTGGAAACGCGGCGCGCGATGCTGACTTTGTCCACCATTTCCTCGCCCAGCTGGTAGGGCGGTAATTTTTTGAGCCACTTCTGCCGACCGTACAGCACGCCCACGCCGCTGGGGCCGCCCATCTTGTGGGCCGAGAAGGTATAGAAGTCGCAGCCCAGCTCCCGCATATCCACCGGCATGTGGGGCGCGGCCTGGGCCCCGTCCACGAACACGGCAATGTTGCCCCTCTTGTGGGCCAGGGCCACAATTTGCTGGATGGGGTTGATGGTGCCCAGCACGTGGGAAGAGTGCTCCACGGCAATCAGGCGGGTTTTGTCGGTAATGGCGTCGGCCAGCTGGTTGAGGTCAATTTCGCCCGAGCCGGTGATGGGCAGCACTTTCAGCAGGGCCTTGGTTTGGTGGCAGGCCAGCTCCCAGGGCAGGTAGTTGGAGTGGTGGGCCATCATGGTCACGATAACCTCGTCGCCTTCCTGCAGCAGGGCCCGTTCGAAGCCGGTAGCCACCAGGTTGATGCCCTCGGTGCAGCCCCGCACGAAGACGATTTCCTCCTTGGACGCGTTGAGCAAATCGGCCACCTGCTGGCGGGTGTGCTCCAGCTGCCCGGTAATGGCCTGGCTCATCGGGTGTTTCTCGTGGGGCTTGGCGTACTGCTCCAAGTAAAGCTGCTGGATTCGCTCGACCAGCACCCGGGGCTTGTGGCAGGAGGCGGCCGTGTCCAGGTACATCAGCGGCTGCCCGTTGACCTGCTGCTGCAGGGCCGGAAAGTCGCGGCGAATTTGGTCGAGGGGGTAGCCCTGGGCGAGAATTTGCTGTACGGTATCCAGGGTGGCGGAAGCGTGGGTGGTGGGCATGGGCAAGGGCGTTTGGTAGCGGAAAGCAGCGTGGAACTACAGGCTGGTTTATACGTGAGCTTCCGCCAGCTCAAGGGCCGGATAACTACTCAATTCGCTCCGTACAAGCCCGCATTGGGGCTGAATTAATCCGGAGAGAAAAACCGCAGAATAGGCGCACCGCTGAGTTTTTTTGCCTCGGTTTCGGATGCCGGACCGCCGCTTGCGTATTTAATGGCTCCATATCCACGCACCGCCTTTCCCGCTGCATGACCACCACCCCGCCCATTCCTCCCGTTTCCTCTTCCCCTGATTTTACCGGCTTCGTGCGCGTGCGCGGCGCCCGGGAACACAACCTCAAAAACGTCGACGTCGATATTCCCCGCGACGCGCTGGTGGTCTTTACTGGCGTCTCGGGCTCGGGCAAGTCGAGTCTGGCCTTTGGCACGCTCTACGCCGAGGCCCAGCGCCGCTACCTCGAATCCGTGTCGCCCTACGCCCGGCGGCTGTTTCACCAGATGGCCGTGCCCGAAGTGGATAGCATCGACGGGCTGCCGCCGGCCGTAGCCTTGCAGCAGCAGCGCGGCACGCCCACCACCCGCTCGTCGGTGGGCTCGGTCACGACGCTGTCGAACCTGCTGCGCATGCTGTATTCGCGGGCCGGCGACTATCCCGCGGGCCAGGGCATTGTCTACGCCGAAGGGTTTTCGCCCAACACGCCCGAGGGCGCCTGCCCGCAGTGCCACGGGCTGGGCCGGATTTACGAAGTGACGGAGCAAACCATGGTGCCCGACCCCACGCTCACCATCCGGGAACGGGCCATTGCGGCCTGGCCCCAGGCCTGGGGCGGGCAAAACCAGCGCGACATCCTCGTAACCCTGGGCTACGACGTGGACACGCCCTGGCAGGATTTGCCCCAGAAAGACCGGGACTGGATTCTCTTTACCGACGAGCAGCCGGTGGTGCCGGTGTACCCCGGCTACTCGCCCCAGGAAACGCAGCGGGCCCTCAAGCGCAAGGAGCCGCCAAACTACATGGGCACCTTTACTGGGGTGAAGCGCCACGTGCTCCACACCTTTGCCACGACCCAAAGCCCGCTGATGAAAAAGCGGGCCTTGCAGTACATGCTCAGCACCGAGTGCCCCACCTGCCAGGGCAAGCGCCTGCGCCCCGAGTCGCTGGCCGTCAAATTCGCCGGCCTCGATATTGCCGATATGGCCCGGCTGCCGCTCAAGCGGGTGGCGGCGTTGCTCAAACCCTACGCCGACGGCACTGCCGCGGGCCGCAAAAAGCACGACGCGGCCCACCCCGAGCAAACCATCGTGGCCCAGCGCATTGCCGAAGACCTCTGCGCCCGCCTCACCGTGCTGCTCGACCTGGGACTGGGCTACTTAGCCTTGGAACGCAGCACGCCCACCTTGTCGCCGGGTGAATTGCAGCGCCTGCGCCTGGCTACCCAGCTGTACTCCAACCTCTTCGGCGTGGTTTACGTGCTGGATGAGCCCTCGGCCGGCCTGCACCCTTCCGATACCGAAGCCCTGCTCAACGCCCTGCACACCTTGAAAAAGGCTGGCAACTCCCTCTTCGTGGTGGAGCACAACCTGGACGTGGTGCGCCAGGCCGACTGGCTCGTGGATGTGGGCCCGGCCGCCGGGGAGCAGGGCGGGGAGGTGCTCTACAGCGGCGTGCCGAGTGGTTTGGCCCAGGTCGAGTCATCCCAAACCAAGCGTTATCTATTCAATGAAACTGCCGCCGAAGTCCGCGTCCCGCGCCAACCCAGCGGCTGGCTCAAGCTGCAGGGCGTCACGCGCAACAACCTCAGCAACCTGGCCGTGGAGTTTCCGCTGGGCGTGTTTACCACCGTCACGGGCGTATCGGGCTCGGGCAAGTCGAGCCTGGTGAGCCAGGTGCTGGTGGAGCTGGTGGCGGAAAGCCTGGGCCAAACCGTGGACGCCGAGGAAGAAGAAACCGACCCGCTGGAGCAGGCCGCCCCGACCCAGACCGGGGGCCGGATTGTGGCCGGCATGGAGCAGATCAAGCGCCTGGTGCGCGTGGACCAGAAGCCCATCGGCCGCACGCCCCGCTCGAATATGGCCACCTACACCGGCCTGTTCGACCACGTGCGCAAGCTGTTTGCGGCCACACCCGCGGCCAAGAAGCGGCGCTACGACGCCGGCCGGTTTTCCTTTAACGTGGCGAAGGGCCGCTGCGAGAACTGCCAGGGCGAAGGCTTCGTGATGGTAGAGCTGCTGTTCTTGCCCAGCGTGTACGCGCCCTGTCCGGTGTGCCAGGGGGCCCGCTACAACGCCAAAACCCTGGAAATAACTTACCGGGATAAGAACGTGGCCGAGGTGTTGGGCCTGACCGTGGACGATGCCTGGGCCTTTTTCGCCGACGAGCCCACGATTCACCGGGCCCTGACGGTGCTCCGGGAAGTGGGTCTGGGCTACCTGCGCCTGGGCCAGCCCGCCACTGAGCTCAGCGGGGGCGAGGCCCAGCGTATCAAGCTGGCCACCGAGCTGCAGCGGGCCCAGCGCGGCAACTCGCTCTACATCCTCGACGAGCCCACCACCGGCCTGCACCCCTCCGACGTGGAAAAGCTCCTTACCCAGCTCGACGGCCTGGTCGAAGCCGGCAACACGGTCATCGTCGTGGAGCACGACATGCGCGTGGTGGCCGGCTCCGACTGGGTCCTGGACATTGGGCCCGGGGCCGGCGACGAAGGCGGCCGGATTGTGGCTCAGGGTCCGCCCGCGGCCGTGGCCAAGGTCCGGGAAAGCCGCACGGCCCCCTATCTGAAGCGGTTTCAGGGGCGGTAAAAGTGAAGAGTGGCCGCTAGGGAGTAGGTGGTCGTTCTAAAAGTCGGGCGCTGGCGCAGGTAGAATTCTTACTGCTAAGCAGTTAGCCGGCGGGTAGGGCGGGCCTGAAAGTCTGGGTGCATGCAAAAGTGGGGTGGTGCCCAGACGGGCTGCCGCTACTTTGGGGCCTTGCTCACCCTTCCTGACTGCTCTGATGCTGCGCTATTTGCCCCTTACCCTCGTTTATTGCCGGCTGCTGCTGGGCTTGGTCGTGCTCGGCCTCTGCGGCGGGGCTGCTGCCACAACGGCGCTGCGCCAGCTGCTGGCCGCGCTGGTGGTTCTGGGCCTGGTTTCCGATATTTTCGACGGCATCATTGCCCGGCGCCTGGGCGTGGCTACTCCCGCGCTGCGCCGCCTCGATTCGAGCGTGGATACCCTGTTCTGGCTCTGCGTGCTGGCGGGCGTGGTGCTGCTCTGCCCGCGCTTTTTGCCCGAGCACGCCCTGTGGATCAGCGTGGTGCTGGCCCTGGAGGCACTGACGTACGTGGTAAGCTACCTGCGCTTCCGCAAGGAAATTGCCCTGCACACGCTCAGCGCCAAGCTCTGGACCCTGGTGCTGACGGCCCTGCTGCTGGAGCTGATCCTGAGTGGCCACACCAGCTGGCTGTTCGGGGCCTGCGTGGGCCTGGGCGTGCTGAGCCGGCTCGAAATCATCGGTATCTTGTGTACCCTGCGCACCTGGGCCACCGACGTGCCTTCGCTCTACCACGCCTGGCAGGTGCGCCGCGGCCGGCCCCTGCGGCGGCATCCGCTCTTCAACGGCTAAGGCCCGGCGAAGCTCAGTCAGCCACAGCCCTAGCCCCCGCCGTGGCCGTACAACGGCCGTCAGGCCGGTTCAGGCCTCGTTCCAACCGCTTTTGTGCTATGCTGCCGCCCTTTATTGAAGAGTTTTTTCGCAACCCCGCCACCGTGGGCTCCCTGGTGCCCAGCTCCCGCGAGCTGACCGAGCAGGTCATGGCGCCCATCGACTTTGCCACGGCCCGCTGCATCGTGGAGTACGGGCCCGGTACGGGCGTTTTTACCGACATCCTCATGGCCCGGCGCCGCCCCGGAACGGCCATTGTACTTATCGAAGTCAGCCGCCGGTTTTGCCAGCTGCTGCAGGAGCGCTACGCCGCCCACCCCCACGTGCACGTCATCCACGGTTCGGCCGATAAAACGGGGGAATATCTGCGGCCCTTGGGCATCGGGCAGGTCGACTACGTGGTGTGCGGGCTGCCGTTTCGGTCGTTGTCGCGCCGCCTGGGCTGGCGCATTCTGGAGCACACCCGGGCTTTGCTCCAGCCCGCCGGCAAGCTCGTGCTGTTTCAATACACGTTGCAGAACGTCCGGCTGTTCGAGCGGTTTTTTCGGCCTTTGCAGCAGGAGCGGGTACTACTCAACCTGCCCCCGGCCTACGTGCTGACCTACGCGCCCAAGCCCGAAGCGGCCCCCGAAACCGTGGCCTAGCCCGCGCTGGTGGCCACCCGGTACTCGGGGTCTTCCAGAATGTTGACCTCAATCAGGGCGCCGGCGTTGCGCAGCAGCTGCCGGCAGTCGGGGCTGAGGTGGCGCAGGTGCAGGGTTTTGCCCAGGCGCTGGTACCGCTCGGTGAGCTTGTGCAGGGCGTCGATGCCCGACATGTCGGCCACGCGGCTGTCGCGGAAATCAAGGACGACGGTGGCCGGGTCCTGCTGCACGTCGAACTTCTCGGTAAAGGCCTGTACCGAGCCAAAGAACAGCGGACCGTAGAGCTCGTAATGTTTCACGCCGGCGTCGTCCAGGTACTTGCGGGCCCGGATGCGCTTGGCGTTTTCCCAGGCAAAGGCCAGCGCCGACACCACCACGCCCAGCAGCACGGCCAGGGCCAGGTTCTGGGAAATGGCCGTTACCAGGGTCACGAGCAGCATCACCAGCACGTCGGTGCGCGGCATGCGGCGCAGAATCCGCAGGCTGGCCCATTCGAAAGTGCCAATAACAACCATGAACATCACGCCCACCAGGGCCGCCAGCGGCAGCCGCTCAATGATGGGCGCGCCCACCACCACGAACAAGGCCAGGGCTACGGCCGCCACCACACCCGACAGCCGCCCCCGCCCCCGCGACTCCAGGTTGACCATTGTTTGCCCGATCATGGCGCAGCCGCCCATGCCGCCACTCAGGCCGGAGGCAATGTTGGCCAGGCCCTGGGCCACGCAGTCCTGGTTGCCCCGGCCCCGGGTATCGGTCATTTCATCCACTACGGTCAGCGTCAGCAGGCTTTCGGTCAGGCCCACCAGGGCCATAATCAGGGCGTAGGGAAATACCAGCGCCAGCGTGGCCCCGGTAAGCGGCACCTGGGGCCAGTGCAGCTGGGGCAGGCCGCCGGCAATGGAGGCAATATCCCCCACGGACTTGGTGTCGAGCCCACCCCCGATAACCAGGGCCGAGACTACCACAATGGCGGCCAGCGAAGCCGGCACGGCCTTGGTAAGCTTGGGCAGAAAGTACACTATGGCCATCGTCAGGGCTACCAGGCCCAGCATCAGTAGCAGGGGTGGGCCTGTCAGCCAACGGCTGGTGCCGGGGGCCTTAAACTGTTCGAGCTGAGCCATAAAGATAATCAGGGCCAGGCCGTTGACGAAGCCATACACCACCGGCTGGGGCACGAGGCGGATAAACTTGCCGAAGCGCAGCAAGCCAATGATTACCTGCAGCAGGCCCATCAGCAGCACGGCCGCAAACAGGTACTCGGCCCCGTGCTGCACCACCAGGCTCACGATGACCACCGCCACCGAGCCGGCCGCGCCGGAAATCATGCCGGGCCGGCCGCCGAAAAGGCTGGTGATAAGGCAAATGACGAAAGCCGAGCCGATGCCGACCAGCGGGCTGATATGGGCCAGCAACGCAAAAGCCACCACTTCGGGCACCAGGGCCAGAGCCGTGGTCAGGCCGGCCAGAATTTCATTTTTGGGATTAACTCCATACTGCGCCAGGTACGACCGCAGTGAGAAAGTAGCAAGCATAAGCAGCTGAGTAAGAGGCCAAAGAAAAGCCGCGCACTCTCGGTTGAAAGCGGCGGCACGGAGGAAGCGGGCCAGTACTCAGGGTGGGGTGAGCGTAAAAGCAGCAGTGGAGCAGTACGGCATAAGGCCGCGCAAAAGTACGCAGCCCGGACCAAACGGCTGGTAAGCGGGCCACCTCAGCCGGGGCGGCAAACCAAGGTCCCGGCCGGTATTGCTCAGTAGAAAGCAATACCGGCCGGGACCAGCTCAACCCCCGGAACGCCGCGCGAGCCGGCTTTATTCGACCTGCACCCGCACGGTGCTACGCAGTCCGGCCGGGGTGGTAGCTTCCACCAGGTAGAGGCCGGCGCTTAGGCCTTGCAGCACCGGCGTGGGCTGGCCCGAAACGGCCGCCGCAGTGGCCATCTGCCGCCCCAGCAGGTCACGGACCACCACTTGCAGGGCCTGCCGCTCCCCGGGCAATACCAGCGTCAGCTGGCCGGCCGTGGTGGGGTTGGGGTAGGCCTGCAGGGCCCCGGCGCGGGCCTGGGCCGGGCGCACCCCGGTAATGGTGCTCAGGTTGTCTTCGCCCGAAAACCAGATGCTAAACCAGTTGCGCAGCGTGCTGAAAGTAGCGTCGGTGTGGTAGAGCAGCAGAGCCGGCTGGGACGAATTTTCGCGGTAGAAAGCCGTCTGGTACACGTCCTGACGCTGGCCTTGCTCCATCTGCAGGGCCTGCAGCACCGCGGCCGGAGCGGGCTGGCCCTGAAGGTAAGCACTGTCAATTTCCTGGCGGTGAGTGCGCACCATCAAGGCCGGGAAAGCCGCGCTGCCGCCTGTCGGCTTGGGCAGCTGCAGGGTGCCGTAGCCCACCACCTCGTCGGTTTGGATGACCGTGTAGTGCACCAGGCGTACCCGGACTGCGTTCAGGCCCAGCTCCCGCAGCGTAATTTCCGGAAACATCCGCTCGTAGGCACTGCTCCGGCTGTTGGTGGTGGCCGTCAGGGGCAGGGGAGTGCGGTAATTGTAGTCGGTTTCCGTTTGGGCCGGTACCCGCAGAAAGTTGCCGGGGGTGCCATTCGTGCTCGGCAGGGCAAATTGCTGCTCATCAAAAGTTTGACCCAGCAGGCGCCGGCCATCGGCCCTGACGTCCTCGTAAACCTCGCCCGTAAAACTGTGCCACAGGCCGTGCTGCGGCAGGGCCAACCGCTCGGGAGTGGTGGTGGCCAGGGCGTAGCGGCGCTGCGCCGTCGGGAAGGGGCCGGCGGCCGGCGGCGCCTGGTAGGTTTGCTCCAACGCGGCCGAGTCGGCCGTCAGGCTGCTGTAGTCCCACACGCGGCCCGCGCCGGGCTGCGGCAACACGAAGCCCGGGTGCGAAACGCCGTGCGCGGGCCGATACCGGTCTACCGCCGTGGGGCTGGCCGGGAAGTTGGCGGGCGTGAGCGTGATGGAGCCCGTTTGGGCCGTGGCCGTCAGGCCGTTCAATAAGGCTCCGAGCAGGGCCAAGGGTAGTAAATACTTCATCGAAAGAAATGAATAAGGCGAAAATCAATAAGTGCCGACTCCGCATCGGCCCACGGCCCGATGACCGTTCGGCCGGCGCCGGCGTTGCGTGGGCTGGCAACTTTATTTATGGTGGGGCAAAGTGGCCGGGGCTCGGTTGATGTAGAGCCCCTTAATCGAAGATGATGGTTTTGTTGTGGTGCACGAAGACCTGCTCGGCAAAAACCAGCTGCAGGGAGCGGGCCAGCACGATTTTCTCCACGTCGCGCCCGGCCTGGGCCATTTCGCTGGCGCTCTGGGTGTGGTCAATCGGGATGACGCTCTGGGCAATGATGGGGCCCTGGTCGAGCTGCTCGTTCACGAAGTGGGCCGTGGCCCCGATGATTTTTACGCCCCGGGCGTACGCCTGCGCATACGGGCTGGCCCCCACGAAGGCGGGCAAGAAGGAGTGGTGAATGTTGATGAGCCGGTTGGCGTAGTG
Proteins encoded in this region:
- a CDS encoding CDP-alcohol phosphatidyltransferase family protein: MLRYLPLTLVYCRLLLGLVVLGLCGGAAATTALRQLLAALVVLGLVSDIFDGIIARRLGVATPALRRLDSSVDTLFWLCVLAGVVLLCPRFLPEHALWISVVLALEALTYVVSYLRFRKEIALHTLSAKLWTLVLTALLLELILSGHTSWLFGACVGLGVLSRLEIIGILCTLRTWATDVPSLYHAWQVRRGRPLRRHPLFNG
- a CDS encoding T9SS type A sorting domain-containing protein, translated to MKYLLPLALLGALLNGLTATAQTGSITLTPANFPASPTAVDRYRPAHGVSHPGFVLPQPGAGRVWDYSSLTADSAALEQTYQAPPAAGPFPTAQRRYALATTTPERLALPQHGLWHSFTGEVYEDVRADGRRLLGQTFDEQQFALPSTNGTPGNFLRVPAQTETDYNYRTPLPLTATTNSRSSAYERMFPEITLRELGLNAVRVRLVHYTVIQTDEVVGYGTLQLPKPTGGSAAFPALMVRTHRQEIDSAYLQGQPAPAAVLQALQMEQGQRQDVYQTAFYRENSSQPALLLYHTDATFSTLRNWFSIWFSGEDNLSTITGVRPAQARAGALQAYPNPTTAGQLTLVLPGERQALQVVVRDLLGRQMATAAAVSGQPTPVLQGLSAGLYLVEATTPAGLRSTVRVQVE
- a CDS encoding aminotransferase class V-fold PLP-dependent enzyme; protein product: MPTTHASATLDTVQQILAQGYPLDQIRRDFPALQQQVNGQPLMYLDTAASCHKPRVLVERIQQLYLEQYAKPHEKHPMSQAITGQLEHTRQQVADLLNASKEEIVFVRGCTEGINLVATGFERALLQEGDEVIVTMMAHHSNYLPWELACHQTKALLKVLPITGSGEIDLNQLADAITDKTRLIAVEHSSHVLGTINPIQQIVALAHKRGNIAVFVDGAQAAPHMPVDMRELGCDFYTFSAHKMGGPSGVGVLYGRQKWLKKLPPYQLGEEMVDKVSIARRVSTTESTFQDPPKRFEGGTPAFVEIIGFGAVIDYLNGIGRAKIQQYEESLLHYAQEQLEPLERVRIVGTAPEKEPLVSFTLEGIEATKAESWFNEHTGIALRAGELSAQPLMKSLGLKGVLRISLGYFNTVQEIDQFTDALQQCIREEG
- the uvrA gene encoding excinuclease ABC subunit UvrA, with the protein product MTTTPPIPPVSSSPDFTGFVRVRGAREHNLKNVDVDIPRDALVVFTGVSGSGKSSLAFGTLYAEAQRRYLESVSPYARRLFHQMAVPEVDSIDGLPPAVALQQQRGTPTTRSSVGSVTTLSNLLRMLYSRAGDYPAGQGIVYAEGFSPNTPEGACPQCHGLGRIYEVTEQTMVPDPTLTIRERAIAAWPQAWGGQNQRDILVTLGYDVDTPWQDLPQKDRDWILFTDEQPVVPVYPGYSPQETQRALKRKEPPNYMGTFTGVKRHVLHTFATTQSPLMKKRALQYMLSTECPTCQGKRLRPESLAVKFAGLDIADMARLPLKRVAALLKPYADGTAAGRKKHDAAHPEQTIVAQRIAEDLCARLTVLLDLGLGYLALERSTPTLSPGELQRLRLATQLYSNLFGVVYVLDEPSAGLHPSDTEALLNALHTLKKAGNSLFVVEHNLDVVRQADWLVDVGPAAGEQGGEVLYSGVPSGLAQVESSQTKRYLFNETAAEVRVPRQPSGWLKLQGVTRNNLSNLAVEFPLGVFTTVTGVSGSGKSSLVSQVLVELVAESLGQTVDAEEEETDPLEQAAPTQTGGRIVAGMEQIKRLVRVDQKPIGRTPRSNMATYTGLFDHVRKLFAATPAAKKRRYDAGRFSFNVAKGRCENCQGEGFVMVELLFLPSVYAPCPVCQGARYNAKTLEITYRDKNVAEVLGLTVDDAWAFFADEPTIHRALTVLREVGLGYLRLGQPATELSGGEAQRIKLATELQRAQRGNSLYILDEPTTGLHPSDVEKLLTQLDGLVEAGNTVIVVEHDMRVVAGSDWVLDIGPGAGDEGGRIVAQGPPAAVAKVRESRTAPYLKRFQGR
- a CDS encoding SulP family inorganic anion transporter, with translation MLATFSLRSYLAQYGVNPKNEILAGLTTALALVPEVVAFALLAHISPLVGIGSAFVICLITSLFGGRPGMISGAAGSVAVVIVSLVVQHGAEYLFAAVLLMGLLQVIIGLLRFGKFIRLVPQPVVYGFVNGLALIIFMAQLEQFKAPGTSRWLTGPPLLLMLGLVALTMAIVYFLPKLTKAVPASLAAIVVVSALVIGGGLDTKSVGDIASIAGGLPQLHWPQVPLTGATLALVFPYALIMALVGLTESLLTLTVVDEMTDTRGRGNQDCVAQGLANIASGLSGGMGGCAMIGQTMVNLESRGRGRLSGVVAAVALALFVVVGAPIIERLPLAALVGVMFMVVIGTFEWASLRILRRMPRTDVLVMLLVTLVTAISQNLALAVLLGVVVSALAFAWENAKRIRARKYLDDAGVKHYELYGPLFFGSVQAFTEKFDVQQDPATVVLDFRDSRVADMSGIDALHKLTERYQRLGKTLHLRHLSPDCRQLLRNAGALIEVNILEDPEYRVATSAG
- a CDS encoding class I SAM-dependent methyltransferase → MLPPFIEEFFRNPATVGSLVPSSRELTEQVMAPIDFATARCIVEYGPGTGVFTDILMARRRPGTAIVLIEVSRRFCQLLQERYAAHPHVHVIHGSADKTGEYLRPLGIGQVDYVVCGLPFRSLSRRLGWRILEHTRALLQPAGKLVLFQYTLQNVRLFERFFRPLQQERVLLNLPPAYVLTYAPKPEAAPETVA